The stretch of DNA TAGACTTTACCAGGTCGGTAATGTCATCCGAAGCAGGGTAGTATAACAGGTTGCTTCCCACGCTAGAATCAAACACATATTGAATGCCTTTCTCGGTAGCTACGGCCTTGATGGCGCCCATTACCTGTTCTTCAAGAGGCTTAAGCAGTTCAATCTGCTTTTGCGTCATCTGGTCCTCAGAAGATGCCTGCAGCTTCTGCATGCGGGTTTCCAGGTCGGTAATTTCCTTGGCTTTTACTTCTTTTATTGCAGGCAGCATTTCTTTTTCCTTTTCATAATATTCCTGAACCTTGGTAGTATATTCTTTTTCCATGTTGATAAGGGTTTCCTGCAGTTGCTTGGCAAACTCCTGAAGCTTCTTTTCAGCGGCTTTGTATCCCGGCATAGCTTCCAGAACATTGGTAATATTCACATGAGCAAGCTTGGGGTTTTGCGCCGAAGCGTTATATGGCAGGAAAGACAGGATGCCTATACACACAGTTATGAATGCAAGTTTCATTTTATTTTTTTTAAGGGCGGTAAAGATAAAAAGATTATTCCTTTTGAAGACTTTTGCCTGACGAAGGAGTATAGCCCAGCGACCGGATAATCTCATCGCTCTTATCATATTTGGGACTGGAAAAGAGCATATACGGCCCACCGGCTTTGTCAAAAACAAAATCGTAGGCCTTTTCGGTGGCCATCTTTTGTATTTCATTGTAAACCCTATCCTGTATAGGTTTTATGAGCTCCTGTTTCTTTTTAAACAGGTCTCCTTCAAAACCAAACCTTTGTTTTTGCAGCTCGCGAACGGCTTTTTCTTTTTCTTCTATTTCCTGTTGTTTTCTGATTTTGACCTCTTCAGGCATCAAAATCTGCTCGGCCTGATAAGCTTTGTACAGTTTTTCTATTTCCTCATATTTCTGGTTGATCTCCTGGCGCCACTCTTCGGCTATATCATCTATCTTTTTCTGAGCAGCATGAAAGTCAGGTATATTATCCAGAATATAGTCGGTATCTACATACACAAAACGCTGAGCCTTTGCTTCAGTCAGCAGGAGAGCCGGCAGCAGGAATATAAAGATGCTTTTTTTCATCATTGATGTATTTTATTTTGATTCAAATTCTATTCTGGTTCAAAACCTAAAACAATACTGAATTTACCATACTTGCTCAGATAATCTCCGAAATCGGTTGCTTTACCCGCACTTTTGTCAAATCCTATGCCATAGTCAAATCCCAGCATGCCAAACATAGGCAGGAAAATACGGATTCCCAGCCCTGCGGAACGTCTGATGTCAAAGGGATTAAAGTTTCTGATGTTGCTCCATGCATTGCCTCCCTCCAGAAATGCCAGTGCGTAAATAGTGGCCGATGGGTTCAGGGAGAAGGGGAAGCGCAATTCCATGGTAAACTTGTCATAAAAGGGTGCATTATCAGCGAAGACATCATACCCGCGCAGCGAAATCACATCTACACCATAGGTTTGAAAATTTGAAATGCCATCGCCTCCGAGCTGAAACCTTTCAAAGGGTGAGAAGCCGATTTTTTTGTTGTATTTACCCAGGAAGCCAAACTTGGCTGAAAAACGCAACACCAATGGTGTTTTCTGGCTTTTAATCAGAGTAGTGTACCATTCTGCCTGGAAACGCCACTTATGATATTCTACCCATTCAAAACGCTCCTGATCGGTGATGACTTCCTGGTTTTTAGGTGAAAAGCGCCCGCCCCGGATAAGCGAATAAGGAGGGGTAATTTTCAAAGACAGAGAGAAGCTGGAGCCACTTCTGGGAAAAATGGGCTGGTCAACGGAATTTCTCGCCAGGATGAATTGCACTCCCAGATTATTAAATGTACCATCGCGTACTTCAAATAACGAACGGTTTTCCAGCACAAACCGCTCATACTCCACGTAGGTATGAAAGGTGAAAAAATCATCAGGCCATTTCAAGCGGGTGCCGATGCCCACTGTAGCTCCATTGGTAATCTGACGGCCACTGTAGTCCTGTCGGGTATGATGATAACTTACCGTAAACGAATTGGGCTTTTTGCCCCCCAGCCAGGGCTCCGTAAAAGAAAAGCTGTAGGACTGGTAAATCTTCCCGTTGGTCTGTATACGCAGGGAAAGTTTTTGTCCGTCACCGGAAGGCAAGGGCGACCATGTACCTTTTTTAAACAGATTTTGAATGGAGAAGTTGGTAAATACAATTCCCAGGCTGCCTACAATGCTGTTGGCTGTGCCTCCCCAACCGGCTGAGAGCTCCAGCTGGTCAGAAGGTTTTTCCACAACGTGGTATTCAATATCTACGGTGCCCCGGGCTGGATCCGGAATAGGCACCACATTCAGCTGTTCAGGGTCGAAATAGCCCAGCGTGGCAATCTCGCGCTGGGAGCGAATCAGGTCAGCACGGCTGAATTTGCTGCCGGGAAGGGTGCGTAGTTCTCTTCGTATGACATGCTCTTTGGTTTTGGTGTTTCCATATATCCGCACTTCATTGATAGTGGCCTGTGGCCCTTCATAAATACGTAACTCGAGGTCAATGGTATCGTTATGCACATTCATCTCTACAGGGGTAATCTGAAAAAACAGATAGCCATTATCCATATACAAGGAGCTGATATCATTTCCGCTCGCACTCATGTAAAGCCGCTCTTCCAGCAGTTTTTGATTATAGATATCTCCTTTCTGAATATTGAGTAATTCACTCAGGTAAGAGCTGGTGTATTTTGTGTTACCCTTCCAGGTGATATCTCCAAAGTAGTATTGCCTTCCCTCATCCAGTTCAATATCAATTCTAAGACTCTTTCCGGCCAGATAAACCGAATCACGCACAATTTTTGCGTCCCGGAAACCTTTGCTATTGTAATGGG from Chitinophagales bacterium encodes:
- a CDS encoding membrane protein, with amino-acid sequence MKKSIFIFLLPALLLTEAKAQRFVYVDTDYILDNIPDFHAAQKKIDDIAEEWRQEINQKYEEIEKLYKAYQAEQILMPEEVKIRKQQEIEEKEKAVRELQKQRFGFEGDLFKKKQELIKPIQDRVYNEIQKMATEKAYDFVFDKAGGPYMLFSSPKYDKSDEIIRSLGYTPSSGKSLQKE
- a CDS encoding outer membrane protein, which encodes MNLRQVISFLSLTLLCGSAFSQHDKISYASPGEYTIGGITVSGIEYLDPDIIISLSGLRVGDNITIPGDAVSNAIRNLWQQGLFTDIEIYMTKTVGNTVFLEISLKERPRLSRFTLRGIKKGEADDLREKIKLVKGRVVTENTKQTTVNTIKNFYREKGFLNVTVTIREIRDTLLVNSVMLDIEINKGAKVKIESITFKGNEVVSTGKLKRLMKGTRERVKFDLAALLNRRNIRAAVPPGTSLHDVLANLSVIKLYDYVSEHANLNFFKASKYLEKEYRNDKNNIIAHYNSKGFRDAKIVRDSVYLAGKSLRIDIELDEGRQYYFGDITWKGNTKYTSSYLSELLNIQKGDIYNQKLLEERLYMSASGNDISSLYMDNGYLFFQITPVEMNVHNDTIDLELRIYEGPQATINEVRIYGNTKTKEHVIRRELRTLPGSKFSRADLIRSQREIATLGYFDPEQLNVVPIPDPARGTVDIEYHVVEKPSDQLELSAGWGGTANSIVGSLGIVFTNFSIQNLFKKGTWSPLPSGDGQKLSLRIQTNGKIYQSYSFSFTEPWLGGKKPNSFTVSYHHTRQDYSGRQITNGATVGIGTRLKWPDDFFTFHTYVEYERFVLENRSLFEVRDGTFNNLGVQFILARNSVDQPIFPRSGSSFSLSLKITPPYSLIRGGRFSPKNQEVITDQERFEWVEYHKWRFQAEWYTTLIKSQKTPLVLRFSAKFGFLGKYNKKIGFSPFERFQLGGDGISNFQTYGVDVISLRGYDVFADNAPFYDKFTMELRFPFSLNPSATIYALAFLEGGNAWSNIRNFNPFDIRRSAGLGIRIFLPMFGMLGFDYGIGFDKSAGKATDFGDYLSKYGKFSIVLGFEPE